The DNA segment CACCAGGCATCTGAGATACTGGACCACTAGAGAAAGAAGTCCATACCTCTTCCCATGCCTGTCTCCGCCCCATTCACACTAGTTTCCCAGGAGGCCAGGAAAAAGGGCATTCTGGCCTACAGTGGAAACTACTGCTTGCTGGCTCCCTCTATCCTCTGCGCATGTGTTTCTGTCACCTCCACAGTGGTACCCAGTGAAAGTCTGAGCTGGTCAGTTTGGCAGAGCCCTTAGGTTCCGCCCAGGCAGAGGCTTTGAGATTCGGCCCTGCCAGGGATGAGAAGAGTCAGGAAACATGGAAGAAAGGAGATGTCCCTCTCACCTGGAAGAAATGGCCGGGACCTCTTTGGAAGGTCCTGGCAGGCTGCAGAGGGCAGGGCTAAGATGAAGACCCCAGCTAGACCCCTGGGCCAACTCACCCTCCTCAGCCATGTCCTTGTCCAGCACCAGCTTGCCATGCCGGAGGAAGTTCAGGATGGGCCCAAAGTAGGTGGGGTCACGGTCAATGAGGTAGGCCCCGGTCTCATCCTACGGAGGTGAGGGGCACAGGCAGAGAGAGGACAAGAGTGAGGTTCTCCCTGGCCATCCCTCCACTTCAGGCCTGATGAGGGACTAGAGGGAGGTCgggaaggggcaagggagcaTTGAGTCTGCTTGTCTCGAATAAAGTGGATGATGGAGCAAAAAGGCTTTAGGTTGGATACACCTAATTCCAAACCCTGCCTCTGCTTTTTCCTGTGTGACCTTTGCTAATGGtttggcctctctgagcctcactcctCTCCCCCATAACTGGGGGCCATTGTGAGCATCTAGTAAGGCCTGAGTGTCACCCAACTGAATATAGGGCCCAGTGACTGTCCTTGGATGTTGCTCCCCTGAAACCAGCGTACACTGTCTCTACCACATCCCCAGTCATTCCGGGGACGTTTACAAGTTTCTAGAGGAGCCACTGTCTCACTGGACACCCTCAGCCTTTAGGGAGGCAGGCGGGTGTCAGTACAACTctacaaagagaagacagatgttAACAGGTGAggggatttgcccaaggtcacagtatTACAGGGCTGGGGAATCAGGGAGAGGGAGCCTCGGAGGCCATCTCCAGTCCAGCCTCCCCCAGTTACAGACGGGAGGCTGAGCCTGGGGCCGGGAAGCATCCAACCCAAGGTCATAGAGGCAGTTTGCAGCAGGGCTGGGATGGAAGCCCGGAACCGGGGCCCAGAAATGAGGCGTGCTGGGCCAGTGCTCCTCCGATGAAGCCCAGCTCAGAAGGTACTCTGGGCCTTCTCCACGCAGCTCCCTGCCCTCGGCCACCCACCCCCCAAAGGGTGGGGAGAGGCAGCCGCAGCTACTCCGTCCCCGGGGCCGGAGTTCCGTTTGGAAAGGGGGGAAGGTCCTACGAGTCTGTCCCACTGCACAGCTCCAAAGGAAAGGGACAGTCCCCATCCACCAGCCTCTTGGGGTGGGAGTCCAGGGCAGAGCTCGGGGGCTCCAAATGGCCGCGGACTGGCGTTGTCACGTTGCCACGGCGATGGGCACATCCTCACTCTCCCAtccacttcctcctcccctcctcggCCAGTTCTTTCCGCCTCCGGCTCTTTGGAAATAAAACCAGCCAGGCCCGGAGGTCAGGCCAGGCCGTACAGTCCGGATTCCAGGGAGCAGAGGACCCCCAACCCCACGGCTGCCCACCCCGGGCCTCACCCGATCGGACTGCAGCTCTTCCCCCTGGCACAGGCGGCTGAGGAAGGACTTCTGCTCCCGGCACAGCGTCTGTCGGGTGGTCAGGAACACCGTGCCCCCCACATTGAGCCGCACCCACTTGCCCCAGCCGCCCGCGGCTCGGCCGCCTGCCCCCGCCGGCGGCGCTGCCTCCCCAGCGTCCATCCTCATCGCTCGCCCCGGCGTCTGCATCCACCGGGATCCGCGGCTGGAGGCGGGCAGGTGCCGCGCGCGGGGCATGCCGGGAGTTGTAGTCCGCCCCGCCGGGCGGGGGAGGGTTGCCAATCGTGCCTTCCCAGCGCCACCTACTTTGCGCTTGCTGGCAGACGCACAGACCCCGGTCTCTCGACACTGCCTTTGGCCACATTACTTTGTGTTTGAGGAAGGTCAAGTTCGAGGTCACTGGAGAAATAGTGAGTGACACCCCAAAGCAGCAATCCTCCCATTTGTTCTCCACGATATTGTCCCTTTGTCCACTATGGGTTATCAAACAGCTGATATGGGAAGAAACGTTTCCTTCCCAGAATTACACCGCATTTATCTGCATCTGTTCTTTAATATTCTTTCGTTCTGCCCTTGTGTGTGTGAAGGGGTGGAAGGAAGGAGGCTGGATTCCATCCCCACAGGAGTTCTCTGAGGACAGCATGGCTGGGCTTAGGGTTGAGCACCCTCTGTATTCCATATAATTGTGTATCTTATTCATTCATGAAGCTCTCTGCAGCCCTGTGAGGTAGATATTCATGTCCCATTGTACAGACGAGGACACAGAAGTGAAGTGGCCTTCCTGGCCAGCATGAACCCAGGGGGGTTCTAAGTGCCTGTCTACCAGCTGGGCCCCTTTCCTGCTGCCCTGCCATGTGCTGTCAGTGCTCCTTGGGAAATAGTTCTAGGGAGGAAGTGTGCCTTCTCTGGGGGAACTGGGTTTTCATCCTGGCTTTTGTAGGATGAGGTGTTGGGAGAggtctgttttctcatctctaatttgggaaggggaggggggaTTGGTTCTGTGGGTCCCCTTCTGCACCAGATGACCCAGGTAGGACTGACACCATGGGTACTGCCGGGTGAGGAAGGCAGCAGCTCCTCCGGTCAGATGGGACCAGGACGGACAGGACTGAAGGGGAAGCTGTCCTCCTTAACTTCCTCTCCTTCTCCATGTTTCAGTCCTGGTCCTGGATAAAGGGGGAGGGGTCTGAGGCTCACCTCATTGATCCCAGTGTTACACATATAGGCCCCATCCACTGGGCAGACTGGCCCAGTGCTGGGGAAAATTCTGTTACTGCCCAGGGCTCTGCTTTCCCCATAAAGCCTTTCCCTTTGGCAGGGACTAGGTCACAAGTGCTAAGATCTTTTTCCTGAGAACTCACCACTGTGTTCTTGAGCAACTTCCTGACCCCAGTTTTGTTTTGCAGAATAGGAATTATAATAGTTGCTATCCTAGAGCATTGTGGTGATGAATAAATTATATAATGTTTGTAAAACCCCTGCCATAGGCCCTGGCTTTTACTacagtgaatgaataaaatgggAAATGAAAGACCAGCAACACTCCTGTGTGAGCTCTCAGCCATTGTTAGCTAAAGCAAAATCAGAGCAGGATACACTTCTTTATCCACTTACGGGGTGTAGGCAGGGAGTGAGGTGGTCAGATTTGCAACTTGGGTCACTCTGGGGGCTGCAGAGAGGATGGTCTGAGGCACCCAGAGACCAACAACTGGGTCAAGATTGGGGGAAGCCCAAACCAAGGAAGTGTCAACAGGAGTGGGTGGATTCAGTGAATACTTAGGAGATGAAAATGAAGGACTCGGTTTCAAGGGgctgtgggaaggagggaggaggaaggagtcAGAATGACAGCCCTGGCTTCTGGCTTAAACCAGGTCAAAGGTGGTTCTGTGAAGCGGGGGAGGCAACCCAGGAGGAGAGGCAGATCTGGGGAGTGAGCAGCAGAATGAGGAGGTCAGTTTGGGACCAACCGGGTGTTTGCAGGGCCTGTGGGGCAAGTGAGGATTGTCCCTCCAGGTGTGATACCCAGGAGAGCAACTGGGCGGGAGAGACAGGTGGAGAGGACCCCTCCTTCCCAATGGCCATCAGTCAGTGCCCTCATTGTTTGTTGATCACTGACTGCATGCCAGGCATTGAAGCACAGAGATGAAGACGTCAGGGGTGGTCCTTGCACTTGAGGGGCTCCAGGTTGGGGGAAGTGGGCTCAAGAGGCTTTAACAAAACATGGACAGTCCTGTTTCTAATCATGGACTGGCACTCTTGATAGTTTTGGACATGACTTCCCCACTTAGGTTTAAAAACCAAACATTCCTTTTAAATGCTTTCTCAGGAGGATGGTTACTCTGGAAAAGGGCCAAACTTCAAATGCCTGCTGGTTACACTGCCCCTTGCCATCATCCCCTTCCGGGAAGAGCAGCTTTTGGGTACTTTCCAATATGGCTGAATTAGGCTtgaaagtgagacagagaaaaatgatTAAAGGCACAGGCTGCCAGGCAAGGATGCCAGCCCAGGCTTTGCAGCTCACTAGCTGGGGGACCTTGGGAAGGtctcttaatctctctgaacTTTAGTTTCCCCATTTCTAAATTGGGAATAATAGTACCCACCTCATGCAGTTGTGAAGATTCAAGAAGCTGACCCGTGAAGCCATGTGAAGGGCACTCAGCACACTGCCCGAGCGAAGCTTCAGTGAATACTGGTTTTCCTGAAATCAGTCCTGCCACTCTGTCTTGCTGTTGGTTGGACCCAAGATCAGTGCCTGTGCCAAAGGCTGTCCCTTAAGATCCATTGCCACTGGCCAGAGATGAACCAACCGAACCAACTCTTCCCTGCTGGAGttggagggggaggcagagaaaAAGGCTACAACGAATGGCCCAGCCTCCAGAGCAGAGCAGCTGCCATTTCCTCAGGCTAAACCCCCAAGACCTGCAGTGGCCTGGAAGTCTCTCCACTACCAGACAGAGCTGAAGGAACATAAACTACATCCTCAAGTCATCTGAGCACAGCACGACATCCTGTTTTGAACCCTCTTGTCTTAGCAGCATCCCCCACATCGAAGGGGCTTGTTTCGCAGCTGCTGTCAGCTCCATGACTCAGATGTCATTCTTCCCTGCTGGGATTTTTGGATTCTGTCCTCCTCCCCAAGTTTAGATGTCAGAACATTCTGATTAGTCTTGACTCTTTGTTGCTATTGTTCTTTACATCAAATCCAATCCTATCACCGCTTTGGCTGTCAGTTCTGCCTCGGACTGTGGGGTGGGAGTTGCTGGTCCTGAGTTGGCACCTTTTCAGCTCACCTGAGTTGAGAAAGAGTCATATCCAGCCAAAGAAAGAGCACCCTGACCAaccagaaatatttaaagaggcTTTCAGAGACCTAAGGTCCTAGGCGGGAACCTCTGCCCCATGGCTCCCTGGCTGTGCAGCATCTGGCCAGTTAGTTGTATACCTTCTTCAGTCCCAGTGTTACACCTTCACAATATTTACCTCAGAATATTATTCATACTTAGTGTCATGACATGCAGTAAATGTCAGCTACTataattgagcacttactatgtgcgaGACGTGTGACAGGAGTATCATTCTAGCCCTGGTCCATATTATTATGCTTACAGATGGTTAGATACCTGGTCCACAGACTTGAATGTTTATAACAAGGATGCTGCGATGTTTTTACCTAGAACTTCCTCTAATTGTCAACATTCATCAAGCCTGCCCCACGTGCTCGGCTTTGGAACTTCAGAAATGAAGGTGACACTCCCTCCCCGCAAACAGCTCACAGAGACGGCCCATAACTTCGGCTGACTCCGGGGCGCGCCATTTGGGTCGCAAAAGGGCGATCAAGTGTCCGAAGGAACGGGTGCCTTTGTCAAATTTGCACAAAAATGCAGTTGGGGTTGGCAGTGTCGCTGCACCTACTGAGGTTCCAGCTGGACGGCCTCAGCCTGGGCGCTTCTCCCTCCACCCAGAGGAGCGAGGCTTAGCGGGCAACCCGCCCCCCACCGCCCCGCCGGGAGCGTGCCCAGCAATTCGGCTTCCCCAGCAGGGGGCGCCCCAGCCTGCTGGGAATCGCAGATTCCCCCACCCTGCGCCGCGCAGCACCCACCGTCCTGTGCTTGCGCGGTCCTCCTGCGCCTGTTCGTTCCGCTCTCAGCGACTGAGACCCCCTACTGTTGGCCAGCTCTTACCAGCCGTGCCCAGGGATCCCACTCCTCCTGCAAACGCCCCTCTAGCTCCTGTGGCTGTCATTGCACAATTTGAATCGGAGACCCAGTGATCAAGCTTGAACCAGGAAGCGCGCAGAACCAGGAATCTACTGCCCATCTCCCTGGCGGGCCCTGCTGCCCTAGGGACATTTGTGAAACCTTCCACGGGCCCAGCTCTGCACCAAGCACTTTCCTGGATTCTTTTTTAATCCTCACCCAACAGGCAGATGAGAAAGAGATTGCCATTTTGCAGCGGAGGCCCCCtaggggtgttgtgtgtgctttccAGGCCCCCAGTCTCCTCCTGCTCCCCAACTCTGTCCATCTGGGCACCTCCTGTGGCTTGCATGGGATGGGCACAGGAAAAGGGAAAACTTTTCCTTGCCTGTCACCCCTGTCCTCTGGTGTGGCTTTGCTCTAGCCAGAGCAATGATTCAAACTGGCTTGTTTTCTTCTGCACGATTGTTTTGGGGGGTTCTTTGGCGCCCCCACTGGTAGGCATGGCTCACATGCAGTTTCTCCTTGGGCAGGGCCTGCTCTCGTTGGCTGCCTGGGACACCCCACTCAAGGACCGCCTGGATTGGGTCCCACTGCCCATTCCCCTCCTCCGCCCCGCAGCCCTCATGCCCAAAGTCCCTTCTGGACAGCTCCAATCCTTCTCTCTTCACCCAAGTCCTCAGCTGGTGAGCTGGAAGCCTCAGGGTGCTCTGTGAGGGCAAGATTCACCCTGCACAGATCATCTGATTCCACCACCGAGCTGCCACTGGGCCGGCATCCTGCCTGCAGGCTTCCCAAGGAGTGGGTCCCATCCACCCGAGCCACCCACTCCACCCCAGAATCCAGAACACAGGTCAAGCTCTGCAAATGGCCTCTGTGAAGCCCCTCTCCTCAGcctgtggggagggcaggaggcccTCACGCACCACCCCCACACCATGGGGTGGGAAAAACAAACACCACAGCACCCCAACAAGTGGCTCTGAGAAAGGCCTCCATCTGCCTTCCAACTGT comes from the Manis pentadactyla isolate mManPen7 chromosome 10, mManPen7.hap1, whole genome shotgun sequence genome and includes:
- the KCTD17 gene encoding BTB/POZ domain-containing protein KCTD17 isoform X3; amino-acid sequence: MPRARHLPASSRGSRWMQTPGRAMRMDAGEAAPPAGAGGRAAGGWGKWVRLNVGGTVFLTTRQTLCREQKSFLSRLCQGEELQSDRDETGAYLIDRDPTYFGPILNFLRHGKLVLDKDMAEEGVLEEAEFYNIGPLIRIIKDRMEEKDYTVTQVPPKHVYRVLQCQEEELTQMVSTMSDGWRFEQLVNIGSSYNYGSEDQAEFLCVVSKELYSSPHGLSSESSRKTKLLQARGTRM